Sequence from the Paenibacillus tundrae genome:
TCTCATACTGTACGCCCCCTTGGATAATGAATGGATTATTTCATTGAAACCCATTTCATGAAATGGGTTTCATTAAGCTGAAACATAAAACCCGATTCACTTTATGAAAGGGGTTTCATTTACGCACTCATTATATTTCACCCTTAGAGAAAATGTCAACGCTTTCTTTTTGAGAACGTAACCCTTTTCATCGTGGTGCTGGCCCTGTACTTTGACGTATGATTAGTTCAGGTTGCAGGATCGTTTGCTTCTTCACTTGTCGCTGATTAATCAACTCATGCAGCTTATCCACCGCCAGTTTGCCCAGTTGATATGTGTTCTGAGAGACGGTTGTAAGTTCAGGAATCACAGCACTTGCGAGCGGTGTATCATCGAAACCTACGATCGAAATATCTCTCGGAATAGATAATCCGTGCTCAATGGTCGTCTTCATTGCACCAATCGCCGTATTATCATTCACGCAGATGACTGCTGTTGGCGGATTATCACGCTCCAGGAGTTTAGCCATCTCCCGCTTACCATCATCAATAGAGAAGCTGCCCAATAAGAGCCTGTCTTTCGGGATTTCGAGACCATGCTCACGGAGCTTTTTCTGAACAGCCTTGACCTTAACCATCGTGGTCGCTAACTCCTTCAATCCACCTACAAATGCAATGTCCTTATGTCCCAGTTCGAGTAAGTGTTCAGCAGCTAGAGCCGCCCCAACTCCTTCATCCGTATACACGCGGTGGAACCCGCCTTTGGCAATATTGCCATTGACCAGTACAACCGGCGTACGTTTGCCAACATCAATCAATTCCTGAGCCATGTCATCCGGACAGGACTGCATATTAATGCGCCCGCCTAGGAAAATAATCCCGTCTACCCGCTTCTCGCGCAGCATGGACAGGTATTCAGACTCTCGATTGTAATCGCCTGCGGTGTTACAGAGAAAGAATGTATATCCCAGACCACGCGCCTCGTTCTCTGCGCCCCAGAATACTTCGGGGAAGAATGGATTCGTAATATCTGGTAGGATGATTGCAATGGTGCCTGTTTCTTTTTTAATTAGACTGCGCGCTTGGGCGTTAGGTTGAAATTGGTGCTTGGCGATAATCGACATGATCTTTTCCCTCGTGCTTGCACGTACGGGTGCCGTATCATTCAGCACCCGGGAAACCGTGGATACAGATACGTTCGCCTCTTTGGCAATATCATATATCGTAATTGGTGTCATATGTAGAACCTTCCTTTTTCACTGATTTTCCTGCTTATCATACCAGATAAGGATTATCGATGAAACGGGTTTCATTCCACAACTTTGGAGCCAGAGCGGCTCACCTGCCATGTCATGAGAATGCTTTTAACCCTTCTCAGTCTTTCCATACTGCTCTCTTGTAAAAATAAACAGCTTACTGTCGGCATTCACAATTTGTGTGCCATTGTTTAGCTGCACGAGCGAGGTCTGCCAGTGGGTATGCCCGCAGAACACAACCGTTTCCGATCCGGCTTCCAACGCCTGACGGATCAATGCTTCACCCTTCAGCCCGAGCTCGGCAATGCCTGGGCTCTGGTGCAGTAAGAGGCAATCCGGCTGCTGCTTCAGCAGCTTGTTCAAGGATTGCAGGTATTGCTTCTCCGGCAGCCGGTTCGGCTTGTCCGGCCTGCCGATGATGCCGCCAAGGCCAGCAACGCGTAGCGGCTGACTGGCGGCAGAGGACGCGAGCCCATCCAAGGGCAGGCTCGCGTTAATCACGACAGGCGCATCCATGTAGTGGATGGCCGTGTCGCTGTGCAACCGATGGGCGCCTGCCTCATCGGTGAGATCATGGTTGCCGTCCACGCCGGCAACCCAGCCGAAGGCGTCTCTGAAGGCAAGCCAGACGGGAACCGGATTGCCGCTGGCTCCCCTTTTCCCGCGCCGGGCATATAGGTCACCACATAGCAATACCCCCACTCGATTCGGATCGATCTCAGGCATCTCCACTTCAAGTAGCAAGCGCACATAATCCGGTAACATCTCGCCTAGTAAACAATCCTCATCCATGTTCAATGTTCGTTCATCTTGAGATGATATATCTGGAGAAATATGAACGTCTGAATCCGCAGTAATCTTAGCATCCTCTCTGACGTAAGGCAGAGGCACAATCCCCTGCAAATCCGAGCTTACAATCAGCGCATCCATTCCTTTCGGAAGACCTGAGATAGTGCCAAGATAAATGGGCAGTTGTGCCGCTTGCACTTCTCCGCCTGGGACGGCATTCAGATAACCAAAGGTTTCAATCGGGTGCTCTTGCAGCGTAATAATTCTCAATGATGATACCTCCTTGCTCCTAACAATGACTTAACTATTTCCTGTTATTTCTGAACTACTCCTTAGTCTACTTCTTCAACTATATGTTGGGCTAGCTCATGAGTTGTCTCTCGGTTAAATCTTTACGTTATTTCTTAACTTAGTACCCGAGTCTTCCACGGTTACTTCTTGTATTGTTCATGATTCGCGTGATGAAGACAATACATATTTGTTTTTCTCCGTTTCGTTCTCGATTTCATCTTCTATTTGCCAGTGATTCTCCATACATTATTAATGTAAGCGAATTCAATTGGTGATTAGAGGAGTGTGAACGTTGTATGATCATTCAGGTTAGCCCATTGGCAGAATCACGACTTAGCGCAAAACTCAAGGATCAGCCGGGCTATTTCAAGCTATTTTATGACACGGATGGATGTGGATGTGACGGTATTGCTGTACTCCTGATCGTTAATGAACCGGACAGCGATGACATCCCGATTGAATCCAGTACGCTCCCTTTTCTCATCAACAAGCAGCAGCAAATTTATTTTGAGCCTAGCCTACGCCTGCAGTCGGAAAACAGCTTCCCCTGCTTTCGCCTATGCAGCGATTCCATGATCTATGGTAGCAATGTGAAGGTGTACGATCTTCGGGACACGGCAGAAGTTGCTCCGCAGCCAACTGCATGGTATGTACGATAAAAATATAGCATAAAAATGCACAAAAACCCAAAAACCTCCATCCCTATCATACATGGGAATGGAGGTTTTTGAGTGAATCCATTTTTAGCATACTATTCGGTTTTGAACTTCGCTGATTCTGCAGCAAGCTGCTCTGTCAGACCATTGATCGTATCCACCATCTCGGCAAGATGTCCTGTCATGCCAGACTGTTCCTGCATCGTCGCGGTCACTTCCTCCACAGAAGCGGATACTTGCTCACCTGAAGCGGACAAGTTCTGTGCTGCACCCAAGACGTCATCCTTATCTCGTTCAATGGATTCAATCTGGGAGGCAATGGCTTGGACCTGATCCATGAGGTCATTCATATGCTCTGTGACGAAATTAAAGGTCTGCTTCGTCTGATTCACGCTATGCTTCTGTTGCTCCGTAATCGTCTCAATTGCTTGAACGCTGCGGTTATTTTGCTCCACATGCTCAATCGTCTGGGTCACAATGCGGCTAATATTCTCTGATTGGGACGTGGTCTGCTCCGCAAGCTTGCGAATCTCGGATGCCACTACGGCGAAGCCGCGTCCATGCTCCCCTGCTCTTGCTGCTTCAATGGATGCATTGAGTGCTAACAACTTCGTCTGCGTCGCAATCTCCGAGATGGTACCCGTGATCTGATGAATATCGGAAGAGCTCTCCGCAAGCTGAAGGGTTGTCTGCGAAATATTGTGCACTTCAGCCTCATTCTGATCATTGACCATAATGAGTGCATCAATCACGGCATGGTTATTCTGGAAGGCATCTGTAATGCCATCCGCCTTCTGCTTCACTTCTTGCGACATTTCGTTCACGCTCGCGATCTTGTCGCCTACGTTCATGAATTTATTAACAATCGCTTCGGTATCATTCGCCTGAGACTCCATAGCGCGCGAGATTTCCACGGCTGTTGTTGTTGTATCGGCAATCGATGCTGACGTCTGCTGTGTGGAACGATCTAACTCTGTGGTGCTAGTATTCAAGACTCCGATGGAATGGTTCATCCTGGAGATTAATTGTTTATTGCCTTGTGCCATAGCGTTGAAGCTATCGACCAATTCCTTGAATTCACCGCTGTATTTTCCCTGTGCTTGAACGGTCAAGTCACCACCCGCGAGTTGTCTGAACAGGACAGTCAGACGGCTGATTGGCTTGGTTACCATGCGCGAGATCAAGATGCCCGATACGATCGAGACAGCAATTGCAGCAAATAGAACGATATACATCTTGTTTGCCATCGCAGTTAACGGTTTCTTGACATCTTCGTAGCTGTCCTCCACAATAATCGTCCAATCAGATCGTGGAATCTTGGAGTAAAATACGACTTTATCGTCAGTGCTGACCTCACCCTGTTGCAGTTGATCACTTGCAGGCAGATCAACCAACGACTGATATTCCCCATCCGCCATCTTCTGGCTAATCAATTTCTCATCTGCTGAGTGGTAGATTACCGTTCCTACACGATCCAGAACAATAACTTTTCCAGCATCATTAATTTTAATACTCTGCAGTTGATCTACGAAGAACGCAGTGGATACCACCGAAGTGAGTATGCCCAGCACTTGATTATTCTCATCATAGATCGGCATAGCGAAGACGTTGCCCAGTGTTCCTAACGACTTCGAAATTACACCTTCACTGATGATGTTCTTGCC
This genomic interval carries:
- a CDS encoding methyl-accepting chemotaxis protein; translated protein: MNLIAKARERMANMSFKVKLPLMISVVVCIVLAATAVLCYKVAESITLDKSKDEIRATSDRVGEGLFATLSMEEQSTFLITTHGIFRDLLDIRNQEGQNTEAFFADNSEMIDQANGILADNLAGMEGNSTIILLDRNGVVVASNNPEALQGDRSDRLYFQQAMEGKNIISEGVISKSLGTLGNVFAMPIYDENNQVLGILTSVVSTAFFVDQLQSIKINDAGKVIVLDRVGTVIYHSADEKLISQKMADGEYQSLVDLPASDQLQQGEVSTDDKVVFYSKIPRSDWTIIVEDSYEDVKKPLTAMANKMYIVLFAAIAVSIVSGILISRMVTKPISRLTVLFRQLAGGDLTVQAQGKYSGEFKELVDSFNAMAQGNKQLISRMNHSIGVLNTSTTELDRSTQQTSASIADTTTTAVEISRAMESQANDTEAIVNKFMNVGDKIASVNEMSQEVKQKADGITDAFQNNHAVIDALIMVNDQNEAEVHNISQTTLQLAESSSDIHQITGTISEIATQTKLLALNASIEAARAGEHGRGFAVVASEIRKLAEQTTSQSENISRIVTQTIEHVEQNNRSVQAIETITEQQKHSVNQTKQTFNFVTEHMNDLMDQVQAIASQIESIERDKDDVLGAAQNLSASGEQVSASVEEVTATMQEQSGMTGHLAEMVDTINGLTEQLAAESAKFKTE
- a CDS encoding iron-sulfur cluster biosynthesis family protein; this translates as MIIQVSPLAESRLSAKLKDQPGYFKLFYDTDGCGCDGIAVLLIVNEPDSDDIPIESSTLPFLINKQQQIYFEPSLRLQSENSFPCFRLCSDSMIYGSNVKVYDLRDTAEVAPQPTAWYVR
- a CDS encoding LacI family DNA-binding transcriptional regulator; the protein is MTPITIYDIAKEANVSVSTVSRVLNDTAPVRASTREKIMSIIAKHQFQPNAQARSLIKKETGTIAIILPDITNPFFPEVFWGAENEARGLGYTFFLCNTAGDYNRESEYLSMLREKRVDGIIFLGGRINMQSCPDDMAQELIDVGKRTPVVLVNGNIAKGGFHRVYTDEGVGAALAAEHLLELGHKDIAFVGGLKELATTMVKVKAVQKKLREHGLEIPKDRLLLGSFSIDDGKREMAKLLERDNPPTAVICVNDNTAIGAMKTTIEHGLSIPRDISIVGFDDTPLASAVIPELTTVSQNTYQLGKLAVDKLHELINQRQVKKQTILQPELIIRQSTGPAPR
- a CDS encoding metallophosphoesterase family protein: MRIITLQEHPIETFGYLNAVPGGEVQAAQLPIYLGTISGLPKGMDALIVSSDLQGIVPLPYVREDAKITADSDVHISPDISSQDERTLNMDEDCLLGEMLPDYVRLLLEVEMPEIDPNRVGVLLCGDLYARRGKRGASGNPVPVWLAFRDAFGWVAGVDGNHDLTDEAGAHRLHSDTAIHYMDAPVVINASLPLDGLASSAASQPLRVAGLGGIIGRPDKPNRLPEKQYLQSLNKLLKQQPDCLLLHQSPGIAELGLKGEALIRQALEAGSETVVFCGHTHWQTSLVQLNNGTQIVNADSKLFIFTREQYGKTEKG